Proteins from one Clostridia bacterium genomic window:
- a CDS encoding VWA domain-containing protein, with amino-acid sequence MKKNELKNNGIGKNENLTELVFILDRSGSMSGLETDVVGGFNSLIKKQKEQEGECLVTTVLFSNDSETLHDRVALESVPEMRAEDFGVGGCTALIDAIGGAVEHIAAIHKYARPEDVPAHVVFAIMTDGMENASRRFSSKQVKKEIEKRREDGWEFLFIGANIDAVETAGHFGIAAEKAVNYHADNRGTGLAFMAVGKAMRAARKGKVCEEWRAELDADYEERK; translated from the coding sequence ATGAAAAAGAACGAACTTAAAAACAACGGGATCGGGAAGAACGAAAACCTCACCGAGCTGGTTTTCATCCTCGACCGCAGCGGCTCGATGTCCGGCCTTGAGACCGACGTCGTCGGCGGCTTCAACTCGCTGATCAAAAAGCAGAAGGAGCAGGAGGGCGAATGCCTCGTGACCACCGTGCTCTTCAGCAACGACAGCGAAACGCTGCACGACCGCGTTGCGCTTGAAAGCGTGCCGGAAATGCGCGCGGAGGACTTCGGGGTCGGCGGCTGCACCGCGCTCATCGACGCCATCGGCGGCGCGGTGGAGCACATCGCGGCGATCCACAAGTATGCGCGTCCGGAGGACGTGCCCGCGCACGTCGTCTTCGCGATCATGACCGACGGCATGGAGAACGCGAGCCGCCGCTTCTCCTCAAAGCAGGTAAAAAAGGAGATCGAAAAGCGCAGGGAGGATGGCTGGGAGTTCCTATTCATCGGCGCGAACATCGACGCCGTGGAGACCGCCGGCCATTTCGGCATCGCCGCCGAGAAGGCGGTCAACTACCACGCCGACAACCGCGGCACCGGATTGGCTTTCATGGCGGTCGGAAAGGCGATGCGCGCCGCCCGCAAGGGCAAGGTCTGCGAGGAGTGGAGAGCGGAGCTCGACGCGGATTACGAAGAGAGAAAGTAA
- a CDS encoding O-acetyl-ADP-ribose deacetylase yields the protein MPLFIVENDITRMECDAIVNAANNSLLGGGGVDGAIHAAAGPELLAECRTLGGCETGGAKITGGYMLPAKLVIHTVGPVWRGGANGEEALLRSCYRRSLALAEENGCATVAFPLISAGAYGYPKRAAFEVAVDEISAFLRGSEMTVYIVVYRREDALFDEAVTASVAEALRESAEPEPVNAAEPPERERRRFGLLSKRCKPAAPRRRETEEYRDSAAPEECFAMLAEPCGSAAPELENQLSNLDESFSQSLLRRIDEKGMTDVECYKRANVDRKHFSKIRGDVRYRPSKQTAVAFAIALRLTRAETDDLLMKAGFALSRSSKFDVIVAYFIARGDYDVNRVNEALFAFDQPLLGC from the coding sequence ATGCCGCTGTTTATCGTTGAAAACGACATAACCCGAATGGAATGCGACGCGATAGTCAACGCCGCCAACAACTCCCTGCTCGGAGGCGGCGGAGTCGACGGCGCGATACACGCCGCCGCGGGTCCGGAGCTGCTCGCCGAATGCAGAACGCTCGGCGGCTGCGAAACGGGCGGCGCGAAGATCACGGGCGGCTATATGCTGCCCGCGAAGCTCGTCATACACACCGTCGGCCCCGTCTGGCGCGGAGGCGCGAACGGAGAGGAAGCACTGCTCCGCTCCTGCTACCGCCGCTCCCTCGCGCTCGCCGAAGAGAACGGCTGCGCGACCGTCGCCTTCCCGCTCATCTCCGCCGGCGCCTACGGCTACCCGAAGCGCGCGGCGTTCGAAGTCGCCGTCGACGAGATAAGCGCCTTCCTGCGCGGGAGCGAGATGACGGTCTATATAGTCGTCTATCGCCGCGAGGACGCGCTTTTTGACGAAGCGGTCACCGCGTCGGTGGCAGAGGCGCTGCGCGAAAGCGCGGAGCCGGAGCCGGTGAACGCCGCCGAGCCGCCGGAACGCGAAAGGCGGCGTTTCGGACTGCTCTCCAAGCGCTGCAAGCCCGCCGCTCCGCGCAGGCGCGAAACGGAGGAGTACCGCGATTCCGCCGCGCCGGAGGAGTGCTTCGCCATGCTCGCCGAGCCGTGCGGCTCCGCGGCTCCGGAGCTGGAGAATCAGCTCAGCAATCTTGACGAGAGCTTTTCGCAGTCCCTCCTTCGCCGCATAGACGAAAAGGGTATGACCGACGTGGAATGCTACAAGCGCGCGAACGTCGACCGCAAGCACTTCTCAAAGATACGCGGCGACGTCCGCTACCGCCCGAGCAAGCAGACCGCCGTCGCCTTCGCGATCGCGCTGCGCCTGACCCGCGCCGAGACGGACGACCTGCTGATGAAGGCGGGCTTCGCCCTCTCCCGCAGCAGCAAGTTCGACGTGATAGTCGCCTATTTCATCGCGCGCGGCGACTACGACGTCAACCGTGTCAACGAGGCGCTCTTCGCTTTCGACCAGCCGCTGCTCGGCTGCTGA
- a CDS encoding histidine phosphatase family protein: MRILVCRHGYPDYENDSLTERGVMEAELLSRRLAPLKPTDIYCSILGRAKLTAKPTVEKTGVEPVICDWLQEYPISANVFPERDGDMSWLCPWAIGHEEWFDDEKSISPTKWLECDRCIGKKFPEHQQNIITHLDEIFAAKGLVREGSFYRKTPEYEAHKDDVILIFCHYGAAMGILAALLPLSAVTLWNGFNIDPTGVTEFMPDKVDGERFIMRCIRLNDVSHFYGSGNEYTGAPREGWYLPREERDAPKV, translated from the coding sequence ATGAGAATACTCGTTTGCCGTCACGGCTACCCCGATTATGAAAACGATTCGCTTACCGAGCGCGGAGTCATGGAGGCGGAACTGCTTTCGCGCCGGCTCGCGCCGCTGAAGCCCACGGACATATACTGCTCGATCCTCGGCAGGGCGAAGCTGACCGCGAAGCCCACCGTCGAGAAGACGGGCGTTGAGCCGGTCATCTGCGACTGGCTGCAGGAATACCCGATCTCCGCCAACGTCTTCCCCGAACGCGACGGCGATATGAGCTGGCTCTGCCCCTGGGCGATCGGACACGAGGAGTGGTTCGACGACGAGAAGTCGATCAGCCCGACGAAGTGGCTCGAATGCGACCGCTGCATAGGCAAGAAGTTCCCGGAGCATCAGCAAAACATCATCACCCACCTCGACGAGATCTTCGCGGCTAAAGGGCTCGTGCGCGAGGGCAGCTTTTACCGCAAGACGCCCGAATACGAAGCGCACAAGGACGACGTCATCCTTATCTTCTGCCATTACGGAGCCGCGATGGGCATACTCGCCGCCCTGCTGCCGCTCTCCGCGGTCACCCTCTGGAACGGCTTCAACATCGACCCGACCGGCGTCACGGAGTTTATGCCGGACAAGGTCGACGGCGAGCGTTTCATCATGCGCTGCATCCGCCTCAACGACGTTTCGCACTTCTACGGCAGCGGCAACGAATACACCGGCGCTCCGCGCGAGGGCTGGTATCTGCCGCGCGAGGAAAGGGACGCGCCGAAGGTGTAA
- a CDS encoding extracellular solute-binding protein: MKISNLKRILSALLLAAMIVSLCACSPTESTGTGSGSDGTPAASGNGSGDMRMVGTVRTTYDDYLKANPDYKMVYADPIEADLTAAAFSMDTNFVPVEDEPEQPEAEPEQPEAEQPAEAEPEQPEQTAAPAEAETAPEADASAFTTEDYELVNSFEGREGSIIVWKNAEGRLDVKFNVAQAGRYAIWFDYFALSDEARNIELELYVNGKKTFSQAERINMTRLWHNENDTIEQDVRGNDLNPSQVAYKAWIKGPARDNEGLYDAPFTFCFDAGENTLTIIGARAQFAIAGISLYNEPDRISYAEYSKNASPSENNYFELVQGEMPSFTCDPALHPIYDRSSVNTLPADPILLKRNTMGGGNWASQGQYAVYTFTVPQDGWYKIAVRYRQNVARGLKTYRRIYINGEVPFAEADCLTFEYSDYWQKTVIGEIDNNEEPYWFHLNAGKNEIRIEAITGPTGSIIAELDDMVYEFNYIYRKIIMITGLDPDPYRDYHLESDIPTLLPTFTRLKEQCEDIRERLIEIRGGSSSSEVASLTNMSVQLKSLLKDPETIPVRLSMFKDNISALAALSVKLKEQPLELDYLTATAKGVDEFVEDKGFFKNLSYKIKAYFATYVEDYNSVGSNAEGEDVLRVWVNLGRDQANLIKEMSDSDFTSKTGIRVKVSLVQQNLIQANIANDGPDVVLFVGGGDVVNLSAREALVDMSQFGARTLTGVNGEPYTVSSYEDVMKRFSKYAGEPYRFTDKTGHTGHYSIPITENFNMLFYRTDIFDELGLEPPKTWDEFYKVLTVLQNNNMQVGIPNGSDSAVDSGIFLTLLKQNGLSLYSDDLKKTNLDTTTALAVFKQWTGFYSQYSMPQRYDLYTRFRTGEMPMGFAGYTFVNQLNYAAPELKGLWQMTTIPGTVMEDGTINNIDSGGGAGALIYQRAVKRGVEDAAWAYIDWFTSEDAQAKYGFDIETLLGAAGRYDTANRAAAERLPWSAKEWKVLKEQWDNMFINPVVIGDYYYSRNITFAFRNVVIYAKNPREMLLSYNKEINAEITTKRKEFGLEVDEK, encoded by the coding sequence TTGAAGATCTCAAACCTCAAGCGGATATTGTCTGCGCTGCTGCTGGCGGCAATGATAGTATCGCTCTGCGCCTGCAGTCCGACCGAGTCGACAGGCACGGGGAGCGGCTCTGACGGTACGCCCGCGGCTTCCGGAAACGGGAGCGGCGATATGCGTATGGTCGGGACCGTCCGCACGACCTACGACGACTATCTGAAGGCGAATCCGGACTACAAAATGGTCTACGCCGATCCGATAGAAGCCGACCTGACGGCTGCGGCCTTCTCGATGGACACGAATTTCGTGCCCGTTGAGGACGAGCCGGAACAGCCGGAAGCCGAGCCGGAACAGCCGGAAGCCGAACAGCCCGCCGAAGCCGAGCCGGAACAGCCGGAGCAGACCGCTGCGCCCGCTGAAGCCGAGACCGCGCCGGAGGCCGACGCCTCCGCCTTCACTACTGAAGACTACGAGCTTGTCAACAGTTTTGAGGGAAGGGAAGGCAGCATAATCGTATGGAAGAACGCCGAGGGCCGCCTTGACGTTAAGTTCAACGTCGCTCAGGCCGGCCGCTACGCGATCTGGTTCGATTACTTCGCGCTGTCCGACGAAGCCCGCAACATAGAGCTGGAGCTCTACGTCAACGGCAAAAAGACCTTCTCCCAGGCGGAGCGTATCAATATGACGCGCCTCTGGCACAACGAGAACGACACGATAGAGCAGGATGTCCGCGGAAACGACCTGAACCCGTCACAGGTCGCGTACAAGGCGTGGATAAAAGGGCCCGCCCGCGATAACGAAGGCCTTTACGACGCGCCCTTCACGTTCTGCTTCGACGCCGGCGAAAACACGCTGACGATCATCGGCGCGAGAGCGCAGTTCGCGATCGCCGGCATCTCGCTTTACAACGAGCCGGACCGCATCTCCTACGCCGAGTATTCCAAAAACGCCTCCCCGAGCGAAAATAACTATTTCGAGCTGGTGCAGGGCGAAATGCCGTCCTTCACCTGCGACCCGGCGCTCCACCCGATCTACGACCGTTCCAGCGTGAATACGCTGCCCGCCGACCCGATACTGCTCAAGCGCAACACGATGGGCGGCGGCAACTGGGCGTCGCAGGGACAGTACGCCGTATACACCTTCACCGTCCCGCAGGACGGCTGGTACAAGATCGCCGTCCGCTACAGACAAAACGTCGCCCGCGGACTGAAGACCTACCGCCGCATCTATATCAACGGCGAGGTGCCGTTCGCCGAAGCGGACTGCCTCACGTTCGAGTATTCGGACTACTGGCAGAAGACTGTCATCGGCGAGATAGACAACAATGAGGAGCCGTACTGGTTCCACCTGAACGCCGGCAAGAACGAGATCCGCATCGAAGCGATAACCGGACCGACCGGCTCCATCATCGCCGAGCTGGACGATATGGTCTATGAGTTCAACTACATATACAGAAAGATCATCATGATCACCGGCCTCGACCCCGACCCCTACCGCGACTATCACCTCGAGTCCGATATCCCGACGCTGCTGCCGACCTTCACGCGTCTGAAGGAGCAGTGCGAAGACATCAGAGAACGCCTGATCGAGATCCGCGGCGGTTCGTCCTCCTCCGAGGTCGCCTCGCTGACGAACATGAGCGTCCAGCTCAAGAGCTTGCTGAAGGATCCCGAGACCATACCGGTCCGCCTCTCGATGTTCAAGGATAACATTTCCGCCCTCGCGGCGCTCTCCGTCAAGCTGAAGGAGCAGCCGCTGGAGCTCGACTACCTGACCGCCACCGCCAAGGGAGTCGACGAGTTCGTCGAGGACAAGGGCTTCTTCAAAAACCTCAGCTACAAGATCAAGGCGTATTTCGCCACCTACGTCGAGGACTACAACTCCGTCGGCTCCAACGCCGAGGGCGAGGATGTCCTTCGCGTCTGGGTCAACCTCGGACGCGACCAGGCGAACCTGATAAAAGAAATGAGCGACTCCGACTTCACCTCGAAGACGGGCATTCGCGTCAAGGTCAGTCTCGTCCAGCAGAATCTGATCCAGGCGAACATCGCCAACGACGGCCCTGACGTCGTCCTCTTCGTCGGCGGCGGCGACGTCGTCAACCTGTCCGCCCGTGAAGCGCTGGTCGATATGTCACAGTTCGGCGCGAGGACGCTGACCGGAGTCAACGGCGAGCCGTACACCGTCAGCAGCTACGAGGACGTCATGAAGCGCTTCTCGAAGTACGCCGGCGAGCCGTACAGATTCACCGACAAGACCGGTCACACCGGCCACTATTCGATCCCGATAACCGAAAACTTCAATATGCTCTTCTACCGCACCGACATCTTCGACGAGCTCGGGCTCGAGCCGCCGAAGACCTGGGACGAGTTCTACAAAGTCCTGACGGTGCTGCAGAACAACAACATGCAGGTCGGTATCCCGAACGGCAGCGACAGCGCCGTCGACAGCGGTATCTTCCTGACGCTTCTGAAGCAGAACGGCTTGAGTCTTTACAGCGACGACCTGAAGAAGACAAACCTCGACACGACCACCGCCCTCGCGGTGTTCAAGCAGTGGACCGGCTTCTACTCGCAATACAGTATGCCGCAGCGCTACGACCTCTACACACGTTTCAGAACGGGCGAAATGCCGATGGGCTTCGCGGGTTACACCTTCGTCAACCAGCTGAACTACGCGGCGCCCGAGCTGAAGGGCCTGTGGCAGATGACCACGATCCCCGGCACCGTTATGGAGGACGGCACGATCAACAACATCGATTCCGGCGGCGGCGCGGGCGCTCTGATCTATCAGCGCGCGGTCAAGCGCGGAGTTGAGGACGCCGCGTGGGCCTACATCGACTGGTTCACCAGCGAGGACGCGCAGGCAAAGTACGGCTTCGACATCGAGACCTTGCTCGGCGCGGCCGGCCGTTACGACACGGCCAACAGAGCCGCCGCGGAGCGCCTTCCCTGGAGCGCAAAGGAGTGGAAGGTGCTGAAAGAACAGTGGGATAACATGTTCATCAATCCCGTTGTCATCGGCGACTACTACTATTCGAGAAATATAACCTTCGCGTTCAGAAACGTCGTTATCTACGCCAAGAACCCCAGAGAGATGCTCCTGAGCTACAACAAGGAGATAAACGCGGAGATAACTACCAAACGCAAGGAATTCGGACTGGAGGTGGATGAGAAATGA
- a CDS encoding sugar ABC transporter permease encodes MPVKRKLKPKEYIKLQGTLVARNWDKYVMLAPFFIIFTIFTVIPVAAAIILSFTNYNMVQSPGGVGFDNYIRLLLSDTIFPKAIKNTLVFAVITGPLSYFACLMLAWFVNELGPKLRTLMTLMFYAPSISGSLYMIWSLIFSGDMYGWANGILMSWGLIDEPILWLSDPQYNLTIIMVVQVWASLGTGFLAFVAGFQNVDTSLYEAGAVDGVSNRWQELLHITLPSMGPQLLFGAVMQIASSFAAGDICVAFAGNPSTDYSAATILTHIYDVSGRYEMGYACAISTVLFVLMIFANVGVRKVLQKYL; translated from the coding sequence ATGCCCGTCAAGCGCAAGCTGAAGCCGAAAGAATACATAAAGCTGCAGGGTACTCTCGTGGCGCGCAACTGGGATAAGTACGTTATGCTCGCCCCCTTCTTCATCATCTTCACGATATTCACCGTAATTCCCGTCGCGGCGGCGATAATCCTGAGCTTCACCAACTACAACATGGTGCAGAGCCCGGGCGGCGTCGGCTTCGACAACTACATCCGCCTGCTGCTTTCGGATACCATATTCCCGAAAGCGATAAAGAACACCCTCGTCTTCGCGGTCATCACCGGCCCGCTCAGCTACTTCGCCTGCCTTATGCTCGCGTGGTTCGTCAACGAGCTCGGCCCGAAGCTCCGCACGCTTATGACGCTGATGTTCTACGCCCCGAGCATAAGCGGCTCGCTGTATATGATCTGGAGCTTGATCTTCTCCGGCGATATGTACGGCTGGGCCAACGGTATCCTGATGAGCTGGGGGTTGATAGACGAACCGATATTGTGGCTGAGTGACCCGCAGTACAACCTGACGATCATAATGGTCGTTCAGGTCTGGGCGAGTTTGGGCACCGGCTTCCTCGCGTTCGTCGCCGGCTTCCAGAACGTCGACACCTCGCTTTATGAAGCGGGCGCGGTCGACGGCGTAAGCAATCGCTGGCAGGAGCTGCTTCACATCACGCTCCCGTCGATGGGGCCGCAGCTGCTCTTCGGCGCGGTCATGCAGATCGCGTCCTCCTTCGCGGCGGGCGACATCTGCGTGGCGTTCGCGGGCAACCCGTCGACAGACTATTCGGCGGCGACGATACTGACGCATATTTACGACGTCAGCGGACGATACGAAATGGGCTACGCCTGTGCGATATCGACCGTGCTGTTCGTGCTGATGATCTTCGCCAACGTCGGAGTGCGTAAGGTACTCCAGAAATATCTGTAA
- a CDS encoding carbohydrate ABC transporter permease, whose amino-acid sequence MKARKKAIKARNRRVRAKRAGRHARSRAGNIAIFVLLLAFAAFFMLPFVFTLMQAFKPAEELFRYPPRLIPRNPTIDNFIVLGQLTNSLWVPLSRYITNSVMVSVTGTLLHVIVASMGAFVLAKYKFPGSKTFFTIIVYSLLFTGSVTAMPSFIVMNKLNLINTPLAIIIPAIGGSFGLFLMKQFMEQIHPSIIESATIDGAGTFKIFTRIVMPSVKPAWLTLIIFTFQGLWNNSGGTYIYDEAWKMLPTVLSQITASGIARSGAAAAASVIMIIPPLLVFILTQSNVIETMAYSGIKE is encoded by the coding sequence ATGAAGGCGCGCAAAAAGGCGATAAAGGCGAGAAACCGCCGCGTCCGCGCGAAGCGCGCGGGCAGGCACGCCAGAAGCCGCGCCGGCAATATCGCGATATTCGTGCTGCTGCTGGCGTTCGCCGCGTTCTTTATGCTTCCCTTCGTCTTCACGCTGATGCAGGCGTTCAAGCCCGCGGAAGAGCTGTTCCGCTATCCGCCGCGTCTGATCCCGAGAAACCCGACGATCGATAACTTCATCGTCCTCGGTCAGCTGACCAACTCGCTGTGGGTACCGCTTTCCAGATACATCACCAACAGCGTCATGGTCTCCGTCACGGGTACTCTGCTTCACGTCATCGTCGCCTCGATGGGCGCGTTCGTGCTCGCGAAGTACAAGTTCCCGGGCTCCAAGACATTCTTCACCATCATAGTTTATTCGCTGCTTTTCACCGGCTCCGTCACCGCGATGCCGTCGTTCATAGTGATGAATAAGCTGAACCTGATCAATACACCGCTGGCGATCATCATACCCGCCATCGGCGGCTCCTTCGGACTCTTCCTTATGAAGCAGTTCATGGAGCAGATACATCCGTCCATTATCGAATCGGCGACTATCGACGGCGCGGGGACGTTCAAGATCTTCACGAGGATCGTAATGCCCTCCGTCAAGCCGGCGTGGCTGACGCTGATAATCTTCACCTTCCAGGGCCTCTGGAACAATTCGGGCGGAACGTACATCTACGACGAAGCATGGAAGATGCTCCCGACGGTGCTCTCCCAGATAACCGCGTCCGGAATCGCGCGTTCCGGCGCCGCGGCCGCCGCCTCGGTCATTATGATAATCCCGCCGCTGCTCGTCTTCATCCTGACGCAGTCGAACGTTATCGAGACCATGGCGTATTCGGGCATAAAGGAGTAA
- a CDS encoding YIP1 family protein: MKRNSKYFIRFITLSLVFAFAMSLAAMPASAAVAYDTYTYDTYSTARVAPDGYQVTKVVSGVDIGVGSLTNPKDIFVRNDHIYILDSGYVRSDVAEAAAAEEASGEFADAVTEVVSDSGTDEQVTGEGPNSFRKGRIVVTDFDFNLIKVIDRFYSPDGSEYFLHDPNGFFVDTDEKHIYIADTNSETQYEYKADGSREEITVGNKVVCIDEEGKIVSEFTKPDSDIFRQDIKMKPTAVLKDGLGQIYILSEGFYYGAIVYREDGTFVGFYGANKVAVTAGLLVERAWRKIMTKKATSYTANYVPTAYNGFDVDNENFIYTISDNGANAIKKLNAVGDNVLQTETVRVGRNKAVFGDLEMSWDLGVSKETRFKDIDISDNGFINVIDYTRGRLFQYDQDGELLFIFSGLGDQSGTSSQPIAIESLPDESMLVLDMQKGYVTKWSPTEYGEMIHKATLLFNEGKYAEAKEIWQEVILRNSNFEMAYTGIGKAYYEEENYKEALKYLKLGFDRETYSQAYKYYRADLIRKNFVWVIVILVVVIVLLSQTGRFKRWFNRLRHKPDDYKDIFSPFYIARHPIDGFEDLRFQWRNRQIYYSIGILFLFFISRVIERQSTGFILNTNKPEDLNIGMVLLQTVVIALLFIASNWAVTTFTNGEGSLRKIFYGTCYSLLPYSVSIIIKAIASNFITYDETALLNVITYIGTLWSVWLLMNMVKGVHQFRMAGSVLTIVFTVVFMIVVAVLVALSISLIQQFYVFLLSVYNEIAYRIS, translated from the coding sequence ATGAAGAGAAACAGTAAGTACTTCATCAGATTCATAACGCTGTCGCTCGTTTTTGCGTTCGCGATGTCGCTCGCCGCGATGCCCGCTTCCGCGGCCGTCGCGTACGACACCTACACCTACGACACCTACAGCACCGCGCGCGTCGCGCCGGACGGCTACCAGGTGACGAAGGTGGTCAGCGGCGTCGATATCGGAGTCGGCAGTCTGACCAACCCGAAGGACATATTCGTCCGCAACGACCACATTTACATCCTCGACTCCGGCTACGTCCGCTCCGACGTCGCCGAAGCCGCGGCTGCCGAGGAGGCGTCCGGCGAATTCGCTGACGCCGTCACCGAGGTCGTTTCCGACAGCGGAACGGATGAGCAGGTCACCGGCGAGGGCCCGAACAGCTTCAGAAAGGGCAGAATAGTCGTAACGGATTTCGACTTCAATCTCATCAAGGTCATCGACCGCTTCTATTCTCCCGACGGCAGCGAATACTTCCTGCACGATCCCAACGGCTTCTTCGTCGACACCGACGAGAAGCACATCTACATCGCCGATACGAACAGTGAAACGCAGTATGAATACAAGGCCGACGGCAGCAGAGAAGAGATAACCGTCGGCAACAAGGTCGTCTGCATCGACGAGGAAGGCAAGATCGTCTCCGAGTTCACCAAGCCGGACAGCGACATCTTCCGCCAGGATATCAAGATGAAGCCCACCGCGGTCCTGAAGGACGGGCTCGGCCAGATCTACATTCTCTCCGAGGGCTTCTACTACGGCGCCATCGTCTACCGTGAAGACGGCACCTTCGTCGGCTTCTACGGCGCGAACAAGGTCGCGGTCACCGCCGGTCTGCTCGTCGAGCGCGCCTGGCGTAAGATCATGACGAAAAAGGCGACCAGCTACACCGCCAACTACGTTCCCACGGCGTATAACGGTTTCGACGTCGACAACGAAAACTTCATCTACACCATCTCCGACAACGGCGCGAACGCGATCAAGAAGCTGAACGCCGTCGGCGATAACGTGCTGCAGACCGAGACGGTCCGCGTCGGCAGAAACAAGGCCGTTTTCGGCGACCTTGAAATGTCCTGGGACCTCGGCGTTTCCAAGGAGACGCGCTTCAAGGATATCGACATTTCCGACAACGGCTTCATCAACGTCATCGACTACACCCGCGGCCGACTCTTCCAGTACGACCAGGACGGCGAGCTGCTCTTCATCTTCAGCGGACTCGGCGACCAGAGCGGCACTTCCAGCCAGCCGATAGCGATCGAATCGCTGCCGGACGAAAGCATGCTCGTCCTCGATATGCAGAAGGGTTACGTCACGAAGTGGTCTCCCACCGAATACGGCGAGATGATCCACAAGGCGACGCTGCTCTTCAACGAAGGCAAATACGCCGAAGCCAAGGAGATCTGGCAGGAGGTCATCCTCCGCAACTCCAACTTCGAGATGGCATACACCGGCATAGGCAAGGCGTATTACGAGGAGGAGAACTACAAAGAGGCGCTCAAGTATCTGAAGCTCGGCTTCGACCGCGAGACCTATTCGCAGGCGTATAAATATTACCGCGCCGACCTGATCCGCAAAAACTTCGTATGGGTCATCGTCATACTTGTCGTGGTAATAGTCCTGCTCAGTCAGACGGGACGTTTCAAGCGCTGGTTCAACCGCCTGCGTCACAAGCCGGACGACTATAAGGACATATTCAGTCCGTTCTATATCGCCCGTCACCCGATCGACGGCTTTGAGGATCTGCGATTCCAGTGGCGCAACAGACAGATATATTATTCTATAGGAATACTTTTCCTCTTCTTCATCTCCCGCGTTATCGAGAGACAGTCCACCGGATTTATTCTGAACACGAACAAGCCGGAGGACCTGAATATCGGAATGGTCCTGCTGCAGACGGTCGTCATTGCGCTGTTGTTCATCGCGTCCAACTGGGCGGTAACGACCTTCACCAACGGCGAAGGCAGCTTGCGCAAGATATTCTACGGCACGTGCTATTCACTGCTGCCTTACAGCGTATCCATAATAATCAAGGCGATCGCCAGCAACTTCATCACCTACGACGAGACCGCCCTGCTGAACGTCATCACCTACATCGGCACCCTCTGGAGCGTCTGGCTGCTGATGAACATGGTCAAGGGAGTACACCAGTTCAGAATGGCGGGTTCGGTGCTGACGATAGTCTTCACCGTTGTATTCATGATTGTCGTCGCGGTCCTTGTCGCACTGTCGATCAGCTTGATTCAGCAGTTCTACGTTTTCCTGCTCTCGGTCTACAACGAGATAGCATACAGGATATCTTAA